A part of Rhinatrema bivittatum chromosome 16, aRhiBiv1.1, whole genome shotgun sequence genomic DNA contains:
- the S100A1 gene encoding protein S100-A1, with product MASQLETAMESLITVFHTYSGKEGDKSKLSRKELKELLQNELGSFLEDQKDSSSVDSIMKDLDEDGDGEVDFQEFVTLVASLTVSCNTFFWENT from the exons ATGGCTTCACAGCTGGAAACTGCCATGGAGTCCCTGATCACTGTCTTCCACACCTACTCTGGCAAAGAAGGAGATAAGAGCAAGCTAAGCAGGAAGGAGCTCAAGGAACTGCTGCAGAATGAGCTGGGAAGTTTCCTGGAG GACCAGAAGGATTCCAGCTCTGTGGACAGCATCATGAAGGACCTGGATGAGGATGGAGACGGGGAGGTGGACTTCCAGGAGTTTGTGACGCTGGTGGCATCCCTCACCGTGTCCTGTAACACTTTCTTCTGGGAGAACACCTGA